In Bacteroidota bacterium, the following proteins share a genomic window:
- a CDS encoding MBL fold metallo-hydrolase, giving the protein MNVRFWGCRGSIATPGPATLKYGGNTSCVEVRAGGHILVFDAGTGIHSLGLQLQKEFSSRPITVHIFISHTHWDHIQGFPFFLPAYGRQNKIIIYGPPGRDKTLRQIMHMQMDSDYFPVAIGDMNPGIEIVEVEGPITIDDLSVTNFYLNHPAMSLAYRVSDGKKSVVYATDNEPYQYILPAQRKATRPTGFPEYLDDKLIEFLRGTDLYIGEAQYTLEEYKTKLGWGHSPIESIVDFAVKGNVKRLALFHHDPYHDDAFVDGMVRHAQELLAMQKSSVECFGAREGLEVVL; this is encoded by the coding sequence GTGAACGTCCGATTCTGGGGATGCCGCGGATCGATCGCCACGCCCGGCCCGGCGACGCTGAAATACGGCGGCAACACCTCCTGCGTTGAGGTCCGTGCGGGCGGCCACATCCTGGTGTTCGACGCCGGGACGGGAATTCACAGCCTCGGCCTTCAACTTCAGAAGGAATTTTCTTCCCGGCCGATCACGGTCCATATTTTCATCAGCCACACCCATTGGGATCACATCCAGGGATTTCCATTTTTCCTTCCGGCGTACGGACGGCAGAACAAAATCATCATTTACGGTCCGCCGGGAAGAGACAAAACCCTCCGCCAGATCATGCATATGCAGATGGACTCCGACTATTTCCCGGTCGCCATCGGCGACATGAACCCGGGGATCGAAATTGTGGAGGTCGAAGGCCCCATCACGATCGACGATCTTTCCGTTACGAATTTTTATCTGAATCATCCCGCCATGTCGCTGGCGTACCGCGTTTCCGACGGGAAGAAAAGCGTCGTCTATGCGACCGATAACGAGCCGTACCAGTACATCCTCCCCGCGCAGCGAAAGGCAACGCGCCCGACCGGATTCCCGGAATATCTTGACGACAAACTGATCGAGTTTTTGCGGGGAACCGATCTCTACATCGGCGAGGCGCAGTACACACTCGAAGAGTACAAAACAAAGCTCGGTTGGGGGCACTCGCCGATCGAATCGATCGTCGATTTTGCGGTAAAGGGGAATGTCAAGCGTCTCGCCCTCTTTCATCACGACCCGTACCATGACGATGCGTTTGTCGACGGCATGGTCCGTCATGCTCAGGAACTTCTCGCAATGCAGAAGAGTTCGGTCGAATGTTTCGGCGCCCGCGAGGGGCTGGAGGTCGTCCTTTAG
- a CDS encoding response regulator has product MRGDSLNKKVLIVDDEDFLRSFYSHYFVKKGFTVLEADNGLDGITVAEAEKPDLILLDLIMPGMHGFGVCKQLRENRAFDKTTIIITSSKSYKPDIDKALELGADAYVIKPVEFDELFQISTEKMNKRMGGGA; this is encoded by the coding sequence ATTCGCGGGGATAGCCTGAACAAGAAAGTACTTATCGTTGACGACGAAGATTTCCTGCGGAGCTTTTACTCGCATTACTTCGTCAAGAAAGGATTCACCGTCCTCGAAGCGGACAACGGGCTCGACGGCATAACGGTCGCCGAGGCCGAGAAGCCGGATCTTATTCTTCTCGACCTCATTATGCCAGGCATGCACGGGTTCGGTGTCTGCAAGCAGCTTCGCGAGAACCGTGCGTTCGACAAAACGACGATCATTATCACCTCTTCCAAATCCTACAAACCAGACATCGACAAGGCGCTCGAGCTCGGCGCCGACGCGTATGTCATCAAGCCCGTCGAGTTCGACGAGCTCTTCCAGATTTCAACCGAGAAGATGAACAAGCGGATGGGAGGGGGAGCGTGA
- a CDS encoding DMT family transporter yields the protein MIGEISALLTACVWSVSSVMFAGAIRRIGSVQVNVVRLVIAAILLSLTMLIAGLSLTLTFKQYLYLSISGFIGLVFGDTFLFKSFHVNGARISMLIMSLAPAISAVLAYLILGELLSIWGIAGIVVTTAGIALVVASNQTNEEANVKLTRAGLLYGSLGALGQGAGLVFARLAFVEGDINGFVATFIRIAASIVILLPLTLATGRFKNPIAAFRKDKRALMLTIGGAIFGPYLGITFSLIAIMYTKVGIAATLIATVPILMLPLVRIIYKEKLTWHAIAGACVAVGGVAILFLR from the coding sequence GTGATCGGAGAAATCAGCGCGCTACTAACGGCGTGCGTCTGGTCGGTCAGTTCCGTCATGTTCGCAGGAGCGATCCGCAGGATCGGCTCGGTGCAGGTCAATGTCGTGCGTCTTGTCATCGCCGCGATCCTGCTCTCTCTAACGATGCTCATCGCAGGGCTTTCTCTGACCCTCACATTCAAACAGTATCTCTACCTAAGCATCAGCGGGTTCATCGGACTAGTCTTCGGCGATACGTTTCTATTTAAGTCGTTTCACGTCAACGGCGCGCGTATCAGCATGCTCATCATGTCGCTCGCTCCGGCGATCAGCGCAGTGCTGGCGTATCTCATTCTTGGAGAATTGCTTTCCATCTGGGGAATCGCGGGGATCGTCGTCACGACGGCGGGAATTGCGCTCGTGGTTGCGTCGAATCAAACAAACGAAGAAGCGAACGTGAAGCTGACAAGAGCCGGACTCCTTTACGGGTCTCTCGGCGCGCTCGGCCAGGGAGCCGGCTTGGTGTTTGCCCGGTTGGCTTTTGTGGAAGGAGATATCAACGGATTCGTTGCCACGTTCATAAGGATCGCGGCCTCGATCGTCATCCTGCTTCCGCTGACACTCGCTACCGGGCGTTTCAAAAATCCGATCGCGGCATTCCGGAAGGACAAGCGCGCATTGATGCTCACCATCGGCGGTGCGATTTTCGGTCCGTACCTCGGAATCACGTTCAGCCTGATCGCGATCATGTACACGAAGGTCGGGATCGCAGCGACGCTGATCGCAACCGTGCCGATCCTCATGCTCCCGCTTGTCCGGATCATTTACAAAGAGAAGCTGACATGGCATGCAATTGCCGGGGCGTGTGTAGCGGTCGGAGGCGTTGCAATTCTCTTTTTGCGGTGA
- a CDS encoding ABC transporter ATP-binding protein, with translation MKLLLSYLKQYWKLVAFALLLAAINQTFSLLDPLIFRHVIDEYATRFKEYTAQQFFKGVGLLLAAAVGVAFVSRVAKNFQDYYINVITQKLGAQIYTDGLKHSLELPYSVFEDQRSGETLGKLQKVRSDVERLIAAAINILFTTLVGVIFVTVYAFSVHWLIAPVYFSTIPILGILSSVLGKKIKTIQKTIVAETTGLAGATTESLRNIELVKSLGLAKQEIERLNNTTGKILKLELRKVRYLRSLSFIQGSSVNFLRTSILFLMLYLIYAQQITFGQFFSLWIYSFFIFGPLQELGNVINIYREAEVSLNNFDAILKMPTEPTPANPVVVPGLQTLEFKNVSFKHQTATVNALNEISFDARLGETVAFVGPSGSGKTTLVKLLVGLYPPQTGQILYNGNSSFDVELNHLREKIGFVTQDTQLFSGTIRENLLFVNPRADDAECMEVLRQSACQSLLARADKGLDTMIGEGGVKVSGGEKQRLSIARALLRRPDLLVFDEATSSLDSLTEEEITSTIREISSRKDLITILIAHRLSTIMHADKIFVLEKGHIVESGKHHDLLELKGLYFAMWRQQIGEREDGARRLALNAVKNIARN, from the coding sequence ATGAAGCTACTTCTTTCGTACCTCAAACAGTACTGGAAGCTGGTCGCATTCGCTTTGCTTCTCGCGGCGATCAATCAGACTTTTTCTCTCCTCGACCCCCTGATCTTCCGTCATGTGATCGACGAATATGCGACGAGGTTCAAAGAATATACGGCGCAGCAATTTTTCAAGGGGGTCGGGCTGCTGCTAGCCGCCGCGGTCGGTGTGGCGTTTGTTTCGCGGGTTGCAAAGAATTTTCAGGATTATTACATCAACGTCATTACGCAGAAGCTCGGCGCCCAAATTTACACCGACGGATTGAAACACTCGCTCGAGCTTCCGTATTCGGTCTTCGAGGATCAGCGGAGCGGCGAGACGCTCGGAAAGCTGCAGAAGGTCCGGAGCGACGTCGAGCGTTTGATTGCCGCAGCGATCAACATTCTTTTTACAACGCTGGTCGGCGTCATTTTTGTCACCGTTTATGCGTTCAGCGTGCATTGGCTTATCGCTCCCGTCTATTTCTCTACCATTCCTATCCTGGGGATACTGAGTTCGGTGCTGGGCAAGAAGATCAAGACCATCCAAAAAACGATCGTCGCCGAGACCACCGGGCTTGCCGGGGCGACGACCGAATCGCTCCGCAACATCGAGCTGGTGAAAAGCCTGGGACTTGCCAAGCAGGAGATCGAGCGCCTCAACAACACGACGGGAAAGATCCTGAAGCTCGAATTACGGAAGGTCCGCTACCTCCGGAGCCTCAGCTTTATCCAGGGCTCTTCGGTCAATTTTTTGCGGACCTCGATTCTCTTCCTGATGCTCTATCTGATCTATGCCCAGCAGATCACGTTCGGCCAGTTCTTTTCCCTCTGGATCTATTCGTTCTTTATCTTCGGTCCGCTGCAGGAATTGGGGAACGTCATCAATATTTACAGAGAGGCGGAAGTGTCCCTGAATAACTTCGATGCCATTCTGAAGATGCCGACAGAACCGACGCCCGCCAATCCCGTCGTCGTGCCCGGTCTTCAAACGCTTGAATTCAAGAACGTCAGTTTCAAACACCAGACCGCCACCGTGAATGCGTTGAACGAAATTTCGTTCGACGCCCGGCTGGGCGAGACGGTCGCATTCGTTGGTCCTTCAGGTTCGGGCAAAACAACGCTCGTCAAATTACTCGTCGGGCTCTATCCGCCCCAGACAGGACAAATTCTCTATAATGGGAACAGCAGTTTCGATGTCGAGCTGAACCATCTCAGGGAAAAGATCGGCTTCGTCACGCAGGATACTCAGCTCTTTTCCGGAACGATCAGAGAGAACCTTCTTTTCGTCAACCCGAGAGCGGACGACGCGGAATGCATGGAGGTCCTCCGCCAGTCCGCCTGTCAAAGTCTGCTCGCAAGAGCGGATAAAGGCCTGGACACCATGATCGGCGAGGGGGGCGTTAAAGTATCGGGGGGAGAAAAGCAGCGGCTCTCCATCGCCCGCGCGTTGCTCCGGCGGCCGGACCTCCTGGTGTTCGACGAAGCGACGTCGTCGCTCGATTCATTGACAGAGGAAGAAATCACGTCGACGATCAGAGAAATTTCTTCGCGGAAGGATCTGATCACGATCCTCATCGCTCACCGGCTGTCGACGATCATGCACGCCGACAAGATCTTCGTCCTTGAAAAAGGACACATCGTCGAATCGGGAAAGCATCACGACCTTCTCGAGCTGAAAGGGCTGTATTTCGCAATGTGGCGGCAGCAGATCGGAGAACGGGAGGACGGAGCCAGACGCCTCGCGCTCAATGCCGTAAAAAATATCGCAAGAAATTGA
- a CDS encoding T9SS type A sorting domain-containing protein: MKTRSLCSLLFVIGFFVCSHGAFAQWNIIPDLRFTNIYCFLAVNDSTVLAGGDNMVLMRSTNGGTSWTNIMGNGISVDTVLSLGEGLGYIFAGTFGVESFYRSSDLGNTWSVVNAGLPSSAQLNAFTFVGGTLFAATEQGVYSSADSGKTWQSDTAGLALSQPGLDGWGMVGIAVAGGRLFTIKNFGGYVYSSQTDSIYWRPITPEYYNTGYAMAAADTTVMIATQQGMYVYGGDTTWLQRNNGLPINDTTQVMRCLLATSDSLVFASLTSSSTTTAVQGLYVTSDIGKTWLRVNDTAFSGASVTAMTANTKYLYAGTRMGGWRIPMADVITAVSSDRPQFPGKYVLYQNYPNPFNPTTVISYALPASASVSLRVYDLLGREVQVLVDERQGAGEHAVTFNAGACASGVYFYRLQAGAFTQTKKLMILK; this comes from the coding sequence ATGAAAACACGATCGCTATGCAGTTTACTTTTTGTTATCGGCTTCTTCGTCTGTTCACACGGCGCATTTGCCCAGTGGAATATCATTCCCGACTTACGGTTCACCAACATCTATTGCTTTCTTGCGGTGAATGACAGCACGGTCCTCGCCGGCGGCGACAACATGGTGCTGATGAGATCGACGAACGGCGGAACGTCATGGACGAACATTATGGGAAACGGGATCTCTGTCGACACTGTCCTCTCGCTCGGAGAAGGACTGGGATATATCTTCGCGGGGACATTCGGGGTAGAAAGCTTTTACCGCTCTTCCGATCTGGGAAACACATGGAGCGTGGTTAACGCCGGTCTCCCTTCTTCCGCACAGCTGAATGCGTTTACGTTTGTCGGAGGAACTCTTTTCGCCGCGACCGAGCAAGGAGTCTACAGCTCGGCCGACAGCGGCAAGACGTGGCAATCCGATACGGCCGGCCTGGCGTTGTCCCAGCCCGGCCTTGATGGATGGGGAATGGTCGGAATCGCTGTCGCCGGTGGAAGGTTATTTACGATCAAGAACTTTGGAGGGTATGTTTATTCTTCACAGACGGACTCCATCTACTGGAGGCCTATCACCCCGGAGTATTACAATACCGGCTACGCTATGGCGGCGGCAGATACCACCGTGATGATCGCCACCCAGCAAGGGATGTACGTCTATGGCGGAGACACGACCTGGCTGCAGAGAAACAACGGCCTCCCGATTAATGATACAACGCAGGTAATGCGGTGTCTCTTAGCGACATCGGACAGTCTGGTCTTTGCCTCACTCACTTCTTCTTCAACAACCACAGCGGTCCAGGGTCTGTATGTAACTTCCGACATCGGCAAAACATGGCTCCGGGTGAATGATACCGCCTTCTCCGGCGCATCGGTCACCGCGATGACTGCCAACACAAAATATCTTTATGCCGGAACGAGAATGGGAGGATGGAGGATCCCGATGGCTGATGTGATAACTGCGGTGAGCAGCGATCGCCCGCAATTTCCGGGGAAGTACGTTTTGTACCAAAACTATCCGAACCCGTTCAACCCGACGACGGTCATTTCTTACGCTCTTCCGGCCTCTGCATCGGTTTCATTGAGAGTGTACGATCTGCTTGGAAGGGAAGTACAGGTTCTGGTCGATGAACGCCAAGGCGCGGGAGAGCATGCGGTGACGTTCAATGCAGGCGCCTGTGCAAGCGGAGTCTATTTCTACCGGCTTCAGGCGGGTGCCTTCACACAAACAAAAAAGCTCATGATCCTGAAGTGA
- a CDS encoding TSUP family transporter → MLESFWLYPLLFCTGAAAGLIDSIAGGGGLITLPVALAIGMPPKVALGTNKFQSSFGSFTATFYYVKHKIVSLREAKLGIFFTLVGAVAGAWGVEQVDSSVLNRVIPFLLLAIVVYTFVTPRFGETSGRARMSASAFFAGAGLALGFYDGFFGPGVGSFWAMALVFGLGMDLTRATGATKLMNFTSNIVSCIIFLAGGFVWLGAGLAMAAGEIVGARFGSHMVIRKGTAIIRPIYISIVILTIAKLLYNTYSR, encoded by the coding sequence ATGCTCGAATCGTTCTGGCTTTATCCGTTGTTGTTTTGCACAGGTGCGGCGGCAGGGCTGATCGATTCGATCGCCGGAGGAGGAGGGCTCATAACCCTTCCGGTTGCGCTGGCGATCGGAATGCCGCCGAAGGTCGCGCTCGGAACGAATAAATTTCAGTCGAGCTTCGGAAGCTTCACCGCAACATTTTACTATGTGAAACACAAGATCGTGAGCCTCCGCGAGGCGAAGCTCGGGATCTTTTTTACTCTTGTCGGAGCGGTTGCCGGGGCCTGGGGAGTGGAACAGGTCGATTCATCCGTGCTGAACCGGGTCATTCCTTTTCTCCTTCTTGCCATCGTTGTTTATACCTTTGTGACCCCTCGATTCGGCGAAACCTCCGGCCGGGCCCGCATGTCGGCATCCGCATTTTTTGCGGGCGCCGGATTGGCGCTCGGGTTCTATGACGGCTTTTTCGGTCCCGGCGTCGGCTCTTTTTGGGCGATGGCGCTCGTCTTCGGCCTGGGGATGGACCTCACGCGGGCGACCGGCGCGACGAAACTGATGAACTTCACGAGCAATATCGTATCGTGCATTATTTTTCTCGCCGGGGGATTTGTCTGGCTCGGAGCCGGCTTGGCAATGGCCGCCGGCGAAATTGTCGGAGCGCGGTTCGGCTCGCACATGGTCATCAGAAAGGGAACCGCGATCATCCGTCCCATCTATATATCAATAGTGATCCTGACGATTGCAAAACTGCTGTACAATACGTACAGCCGATGA
- a CDS encoding DUF4921 family protein has translation MNSSRSYNFFYNVMPDGTVKQINPFTGTEVWAVPGRGDKPLMNETPSAAKEIDRSLEGAYCSFCETRYYEVPPEKARLVKDNGNYRTLTRVPPDKYNDSVAEFRRVGNLFEIVTIDYWKKNYNYRLTKDAAAWRDGYVAIPRGADHIDSIVNYKLKMSTKSEQEARQRLLFNKENMMDAFFGGCHELIIARKHYAGGAKHDTELFSSGEMGEEEHFQYFRFTVEAMRDMLTYNRYVRYISVFQNWLRPAGASFDHLHKQIVGLDEWGNSMLLQIQMLRDDPNIFNELGANFAAQYNLVFAENDFAVASVGIGHRYPTIEVYSKSQMSRPFEHSDAELRGVSNLVHACHAAIGSQISCNEEWYYTPIDAVYKMPWHILLKLRINVPAGFEGGTSIFINPFTPIDLRDRLVPRLYALRDAGAVTGLRIAEECRLKPNPLLYYLK, from the coding sequence ATGAATTCTTCACGCAGCTACAACTTTTTCTACAACGTCATGCCCGACGGGACGGTGAAACAGATCAATCCGTTCACCGGCACCGAAGTCTGGGCTGTTCCCGGGCGCGGCGACAAGCCGTTGATGAATGAAACGCCCTCGGCCGCAAAGGAGATCGACCGTTCTCTTGAGGGAGCATACTGCAGCTTCTGCGAAACCCGCTATTATGAAGTTCCCCCCGAAAAGGCCCGCCTCGTCAAGGACAACGGAAATTACCGGACGTTGACGCGCGTTCCCCCGGACAAGTATAACGATTCGGTCGCCGAGTTCCGCCGTGTCGGGAATCTCTTCGAGATCGTCACCATCGACTACTGGAAGAAGAACTATAACTACCGGCTCACCAAAGACGCGGCGGCATGGCGGGACGGTTACGTTGCGATCCCGCGCGGCGCCGATCACATCGACTCCATCGTGAACTACAAATTAAAGATGTCCACGAAGTCGGAGCAGGAAGCCCGGCAGCGCCTCCTCTTCAATAAAGAGAATATGATGGATGCGTTCTTTGGCGGCTGCCACGAGCTTATTATTGCGCGCAAGCATTATGCCGGAGGAGCGAAGCACGATACGGAGTTGTTTTCCTCGGGAGAGATGGGGGAAGAGGAGCATTTTCAATACTTCCGGTTCACGGTCGAGGCGATGCGCGACATGCTGACGTATAACCGTTACGTCCGGTATATCAGCGTCTTTCAGAACTGGCTCCGGCCGGCCGGAGCGTCGTTCGACCATCTCCACAAGCAGATCGTTGGTCTGGACGAGTGGGGAAATTCGATGCTGCTCCAGATCCAGATGCTGCGGGACGACCCGAACATCTTCAACGAGCTCGGCGCAAATTTCGCCGCACAGTATAATCTGGTCTTTGCCGAGAACGATTTTGCAGTTGCGAGCGTCGGCATCGGCCACCGCTACCCGACGATCGAAGTATATTCGAAGTCCCAGATGAGCCGTCCGTTTGAACATTCGGATGCAGAACTCCGGGGAGTGAGCAATCTCGTGCACGCGTGCCATGCCGCGATCGGGAGCCAGATCTCCTGCAACGAAGAATGGTATTATACGCCGATCGATGCCGTCTACAAAATGCCGTGGCACATCCTTCTGAAGCTGCGCATCAACGTCCCGGCCGGCTTCGAAGGCGGGACGAGCATCTTCATCAATCCCTTTACACCGATCGACCTTCGCGATAGATTGGTCCCCCGACTGTACGCCTTGCGCGATGCCGGAGCTGTGACCGGCCTCCGCATCGCCGAAGAGTGCCGGCTGAAACCCAACCCGCTTCTCTATTATCTGAAATAA
- a CDS encoding phosphoglucomutase/phosphomannomutase family protein encodes MTPAIKFGTDGWRGVIADDYTLANVAKVALATARYFKSHKKIKNGLVIGYDSRFMSKDFAHKSAQIIASAGVRVKLADKISSTPMTSLGIVKMKAAGGVVITASHNPAEYNGFKIKGDFGGPAHPEMVAKVEELLAPILKAKELPLKVKPFDELVAKKMIQFVDLTSLYVKDIVKKVEVDLIKATRIKIMYDAMYGAGQGVMEQIIPRVGTIRNSFNPSFAGGHPEPLAQNLEELSFEVKDGRYNIGIATDGDADRVGAVDEKGNFVDSHRIFAILLKYLVERKHLKGEVAKSLSVTELISRMCEKYGLVLNETPVGFKYLCRLMTEKKIIIAGEESGGLGVMGHLPERDGIFVGLMLAEIMAVRRKKLSALVQELFDEYGEYHFGRIDRRVTEAEKKKIASFYAHRPKKIGSFAVQRIDETDGYKFFVDKGWILVRFSGTEPLVRFYAEANSPARMKAMLKAATAV; translated from the coding sequence ATGACTCCTGCAATTAAATTCGGAACAGACGGATGGCGCGGGGTTATCGCCGACGATTACACGCTTGCGAACGTGGCCAAGGTTGCGTTGGCAACCGCGCGCTATTTCAAATCCCACAAGAAGATCAAGAACGGCCTGGTGATCGGCTATGACTCCCGGTTCATGTCGAAAGACTTCGCGCATAAATCCGCCCAGATCATTGCAAGCGCCGGCGTACGAGTGAAGCTCGCAGATAAAATTTCCTCCACGCCGATGACGTCGCTCGGCATCGTGAAAATGAAAGCTGCCGGAGGCGTTGTCATCACCGCAAGCCATAATCCCGCCGAGTACAACGGGTTCAAGATCAAAGGGGACTTCGGCGGCCCGGCGCATCCCGAGATGGTGGCAAAGGTGGAAGAGCTTCTGGCGCCGATCTTGAAGGCGAAAGAACTTCCGCTGAAGGTGAAACCGTTCGACGAGCTCGTCGCGAAGAAAATGATCCAGTTTGTCGACCTGACCTCCCTGTACGTGAAGGATATCGTGAAGAAGGTTGAAGTCGATCTGATCAAAGCGACCCGCATCAAAATTATGTACGACGCGATGTACGGGGCGGGACAGGGAGTGATGGAGCAGATCATTCCGCGCGTCGGCACCATCAGGAACAGCTTTAATCCTTCCTTTGCCGGCGGACACCCCGAGCCGCTCGCCCAAAACCTCGAAGAGCTGAGTTTCGAGGTGAAGGACGGACGCTATAACATCGGCATTGCAACGGACGGCGATGCGGACCGCGTCGGCGCTGTGGACGAAAAAGGAAATTTTGTCGACTCGCACCGCATCTTTGCCATCCTCCTGAAATATCTTGTCGAGCGCAAGCATCTGAAGGGGGAAGTGGCAAAATCGCTTTCCGTCACCGAGTTGATCTCGAGGATGTGCGAGAAGTACGGACTCGTCCTCAACGAGACGCCGGTCGGCTTCAAGTATCTGTGCCGGCTGATGACGGAGAAAAAGATCATCATTGCCGGTGAAGAGAGCGGCGGCCTCGGTGTGATGGGACATCTCCCGGAACGCGACGGAATATTCGTCGGGCTGATGCTCGCCGAGATCATGGCGGTGCGCCGGAAAAAATTGAGCGCGCTCGTTCAGGAATTGTTCGATGAATACGGCGAATATCATTTCGGCAGGATCGACCGCCGCGTGACGGAGGCGGAGAAGAAGAAGATCGCTTCGTTCTATGCTCACCGCCCGAAGAAAATCGGATCGTTCGCGGTTCAGCGCATCGATGAAACCGACGGCTATAAATTTTTCGTGGACAAAGGATGGATCCTCGTCCGGTTCTCGGGAACCGAACCGCTCGTCCGCTTTTACGCTGAAGCAAATTCTCCCGCGAGAATGAAGGCGATGTTGAAAGCCGCCACGGCTGTGTAA
- the eno gene encoding phosphopyruvate hydratase, whose protein sequence is MSSTIITDVWAREILDSRGNPTIEADIELEDGTIGRAAVPSGASTGEHEAVELRDGDKMRYNGKGVLKAVENVNTIIADEVTGFDAQDQVGIDKMMIELDGTPTKSKLGANAILAVSLAAAKASAKSLKVPLYRYIGGSNAKILPTPMMNIINGGRHADSSVDFQEFMIVPANAPNFAEALRMGAEVFHALKDVLKKRGYNTAVGDEGGFAPSLKSNDEALEVITEAITKAKYKAGEDVFIALDPAASEMYEDGKYLFYKSTKKKATREEMVKLWAKWVKEFPIISLEDGMAENDWEGWKMLTDELGKKIQLVGDDVFVTNVEFLNKGIEMGVANSILIKVNQIGTLTETLDCIEMAKRANYTSVISHRSGETEDATIADIAVATNAGQIKTGSTSRTDRIAKYNQLIRIEEELDSNGMYAGLGAFSKKIG, encoded by the coding sequence ATGTCGTCAACTATTATTACTGATGTGTGGGCGCGGGAGATCCTCGACTCGCGCGGTAACCCTACTATTGAAGCGGATATCGAACTTGAGGATGGGACTATCGGACGTGCTGCAGTGCCAAGCGGAGCTTCCACCGGCGAGCATGAAGCGGTCGAGCTGCGCGACGGCGACAAGATGCGGTACAACGGCAAAGGCGTTTTGAAGGCGGTCGAGAACGTCAATACGATTATTGCGGACGAAGTGACCGGTTTCGATGCCCAGGATCAGGTCGGCATCGACAAAATGATGATCGAGCTCGACGGAACGCCGACCAAGAGCAAACTTGGCGCGAACGCGATCCTTGCGGTATCGCTCGCCGCGGCAAAAGCGTCGGCTAAATCGCTGAAGGTCCCGCTGTATCGCTATATCGGCGGCTCGAACGCGAAAATTCTCCCGACGCCGATGATGAACATCATCAACGGCGGCAGGCACGCGGACAGCAGCGTCGATTTCCAGGAGTTCATGATCGTCCCCGCCAACGCGCCGAATTTCGCAGAGGCGCTCCGCATGGGGGCGGAGGTGTTCCATGCGCTGAAGGATGTCTTGAAAAAGAGGGGATACAACACCGCGGTCGGCGACGAAGGAGGATTCGCTCCGAGCTTGAAGTCGAACGACGAGGCCCTTGAAGTGATCACGGAAGCGATCACCAAGGCGAAGTATAAAGCGGGTGAGGACGTGTTCATCGCGTTGGATCCGGCGGCGAGCGAAATGTATGAGGACGGGAAGTATCTCTTCTATAAATCGACCAAGAAAAAAGCAACCCGGGAAGAGATGGTGAAGCTCTGGGCGAAATGGGTGAAGGAGTTCCCCATTATTTCCCTTGAGGACGGCATGGCGGAAAATGACTGGGAAGGGTGGAAGATGCTGACCGATGAACTCGGGAAGAAAATTCAGCTCGTCGGAGACGATGTGTTCGTGACCAACGTCGAGTTCCTGAACAAAGGCATCGAAATGGGCGTCGCGAATTCCATCCTCATTAAAGTGAACCAGATCGGCACGCTCACGGAAACGCTCGATTGCATCGAGATGGCGAAGCGGGCCAATTATACCTCCGTGATCAGCCACCGCTCGGGCGAGACCGAAGACGCGACGATCGCCGACATCGCGGTCGCGACCAATGCCGGACAGATCAAAACCGGATCGACGAGCCGGACGGACCGCATCGCGAAATACAACCAGCTCATCCGCATCGAGGAAGAACTCGATTCGAACGGGATGTACGCCGGGCTGGGAGCCTTCAGCAAGAAGATAGGCTAA